The following coding sequences are from one Deinococcus betulae window:
- a CDS encoding CTP synthase translates to MKYIFVTGGVVSSLGKGVASASLGALLRARGYKVTAVKIDPYINIDAGTMRPYEHGEVFVTASGAETDLDIGNYERFLDLDIPPGSNITTGQVYQEVIRKERAGDYLSQTVQVIPHVTDEIKRRIRAAGETAGAEIVLIEVGGTVGDIESLPFLEAIRQFKFDEGDENVLYLHLTLVPYLGTSNEFKTKPTQHSVAELRSVGISPDIVMVRSKEKLPPEITRKIAAFTSVRENRVFSSYDVSHVYEVPLALEEQGLGKVVESLLGLERIHPSLGVWQNAVKTIKQPAREVTIAIAGKYTAMPDAYLSLMESLTHAGIANDARVNIRWVNAEELADPSVSDEDVQAQLAGADGILVPGGFGIRGIEGKIRAAQYARETGTPYLGICLGMQIAVIEYARHKAGLTGANSAEFDEYAPHKVIDLMPEQLEVAGMGGTMRLGDWPMNLEGGTKIAELYGVAGGGTVKERHRHRFEVNPAYTGQLKDAGLVISGVTPGVAGRGAGLVETIEIPGHPFFVALQAHPEFKSRPMRPSPPFAGFIAAALKESGQPAVGSDN, encoded by the coding sequence ATGAAATATATCTTCGTAACAGGCGGCGTGGTCAGCAGCCTTGGCAAGGGCGTGGCAAGTGCAAGTCTGGGGGCGCTCTTGCGGGCACGCGGCTACAAGGTCACGGCCGTCAAGATTGACCCGTACATCAACATTGACGCGGGTACCATGCGGCCCTACGAGCACGGCGAAGTGTTTGTAACAGCCAGCGGCGCCGAAACCGACCTGGATATTGGCAACTATGAGCGCTTTCTGGACCTGGACATTCCGCCGGGCAGCAACATCACTACCGGGCAGGTGTACCAGGAGGTCATCCGCAAAGAGCGCGCCGGCGATTACCTGTCACAGACGGTGCAGGTCATTCCGCACGTCACCGACGAGATCAAGCGCCGCATTCGCGCGGCGGGCGAGACGGCCGGGGCCGAGATTGTCCTTATTGAGGTCGGCGGGACGGTGGGCGATATTGAGTCTCTGCCTTTCCTCGAAGCCATTCGGCAGTTCAAGTTCGACGAGGGCGACGAGAATGTCCTGTACCTGCACCTGACGCTGGTGCCGTACCTGGGCACCTCCAACGAGTTCAAGACCAAGCCCACCCAGCACTCGGTCGCCGAGCTGCGCAGTGTGGGCATCAGCCCCGACATCGTGATGGTGCGCAGCAAGGAAAAGCTGCCGCCGGAAATCACGCGCAAGATTGCCGCCTTTACCAGTGTGCGTGAAAACCGCGTCTTTTCCAGCTACGACGTGTCACACGTCTACGAGGTACCCCTCGCCTTGGAAGAACAGGGCCTGGGCAAAGTGGTCGAAAGTCTGCTGGGCCTGGAGCGGATTCACCCCAGCCTGGGCGTGTGGCAGAACGCTGTTAAGACCATCAAGCAGCCCGCGCGTGAAGTCACGATTGCCATTGCGGGCAAGTACACGGCGATGCCCGACGCCTACCTGTCCCTGATGGAGTCGCTGACCCACGCGGGCATTGCCAACGACGCCCGCGTCAATATTCGCTGGGTCAACGCCGAGGAACTGGCCGACCCCAGTGTGTCTGACGAGGACGTGCAGGCGCAGCTGGCCGGCGCGGACGGCATTCTGGTGCCGGGCGGCTTTGGCATTCGCGGCATTGAAGGCAAGATTCGCGCCGCGCAGTACGCCCGCGAAACCGGGACGCCGTATCTGGGCATCTGCCTGGGGATGCAGATTGCCGTGATCGAATACGCGCGTCACAAGGCGGGCCTGACCGGGGCCAACTCGGCCGAGTTCGATGAATACGCGCCTCACAAGGTCATTGACCTGATGCCCGAGCAGCTGGAAGTGGCGGGTATGGGCGGCACCATGCGCCTGGGCGACTGGCCCATGAATCTGGAAGGCGGCACCAAAATCGCCGAGCTGTACGGCGTGGCCGGCGGCGGCACCGTCAAGGAACGTCACCGTCACCGCTTTGAGGTCAATCCCGCCTATACAGGGCAGCTGAAAGACGCGGGCCTGGTGATTAGTGGCGTGACCCCCGGCGTGGCCGGACGCGGCGCGGGGCTGGTGGAAACCATCGAGATTCCGGGGCACCCTTTCTTCGTGGCCCTCCAGGCTCACCCTGAATTCAAGAGCCGCCCCATGCGCCCCAGCCCGCCCTTTGCAGGGTTTATTGCTGCGGCCCTCAAGGAAAGTGGGCAGCCAGCCGTGGGTAGTGATAACTGA
- a CDS encoding pilus assembly FimT family protein — protein sequence MSAQTQGFTLLELLVVMAILGILAGVLGLNLLSSYRGAQLREAASQMSGDLRQARSDTLKTGQSVGINVTLNSTAYTVTRGAGTATQSQTRTLPSGVVVAEEVGETEVTYQAPTGTIGGNGVVWTLRHPGGRQIKVKVVGITGKVMIDATN from the coding sequence GTGAGCGCCCAGACCCAGGGCTTTACTCTGCTAGAACTGCTGGTCGTCATGGCCATTCTGGGCATTCTGGCGGGCGTGTTGGGCCTGAATCTCCTGAGCAGCTACCGCGGCGCTCAACTGCGCGAAGCGGCTTCGCAGATGAGCGGCGACCTGCGCCAAGCCCGCAGCGACACGCTGAAAACGGGCCAAAGCGTAGGCATCAACGTCACTCTGAACAGCACGGCCTATACCGTGACACGCGGGGCGGGCACGGCTACTCAGTCCCAGACTCGAACCTTGCCCAGCGGCGTGGTGGTGGCAGAGGAAGTCGGTGAGACCGAAGTCACTTATCAGGCGCCCACAGGGACCATTGGTGGGAATGGCGTGGTCTGGACGCTACGTCACCCCGGCGGCCGTCAAATCAAAGTCAAGGTGGTTGGCATCACCGGAAAGGTCATGATCGATGCGACAAATTAA
- a CDS encoding PilW family protein, whose translation MSSRNHGFTLIELLVAVALALIVLFAASNLLISSSSSATNLQARNDMAQEGQIALNYIAANVREAAYVYPNGTTLNLGGGDTTRRPGGGNWVVGNSTAPILAFIKAPRLPVAGCWKVTENELNDDKACYKFVAYYPVLRSAWVAASTGQNNPGSDLANGERWLLVEYRKNLPLNSPPTLTNLAGLNVASSSGRLLLDYVQPAVPNLRPLFSVQADSPQTPGNVRVTLNLSLSRLVERREINIPARPSPDPATWTQTLSAAPRNIGTLAP comes from the coding sequence ATGAGCAGCCGCAACCATGGCTTTACGCTGATTGAACTGCTGGTGGCCGTCGCTCTGGCACTGATTGTGCTGTTTGCGGCTTCCAATCTGCTGATTTCCAGTTCCAGCAGTGCCACAAATCTGCAGGCCCGCAACGACATGGCGCAAGAAGGGCAAATTGCCCTGAACTACATCGCGGCCAATGTCAGGGAAGCGGCGTATGTGTATCCAAATGGGACCACGCTAAATCTGGGTGGGGGAGACACCACACGGCGACCTGGAGGCGGCAACTGGGTGGTGGGCAACAGCACAGCGCCCATCTTGGCATTCATTAAGGCTCCCCGTCTTCCTGTTGCGGGCTGTTGGAAGGTGACGGAAAACGAGCTAAATGACGATAAAGCCTGTTATAAGTTCGTAGCGTATTACCCTGTCCTGCGAAGCGCTTGGGTGGCGGCTAGTACCGGCCAGAATAACCCTGGCTCCGATCTTGCCAATGGTGAGCGCTGGCTTCTGGTCGAATACCGCAAGAATCTGCCTCTCAACTCTCCACCAACCTTAACCAACCTCGCCGGCCTCAATGTGGCCAGCAGCAGTGGCCGTCTCCTGCTTGATTACGTGCAGCCGGCTGTGCCTAATCTGCGTCCCCTCTTCAGCGTTCAAGCGGACAGCCCACAAACACCTGGCAATGTGCGCGTCACCCTGAACCTGAGCCTAAGCCGCCTGGTTGAGCGCCGCGAGATTAATATCCCGGCGCGCCCCTCGCCCGACCCGGCCACCTGGACACAGACCCTCAGCGCCGCGCCGCGCAACATCGGCACCCTGGCCCCCTAG
- a CDS encoding DUF4900 domain-containing protein — protein MPPNDRTQGATLIVSLLLVMLMLAVIMSVTAQVTLSTRRSSADQDAILRAQYAAESGAARVQARLRAASDLLAQAKFAQGTTIPEVEAQVAALCGLTSLPSPLALGATICDLSARPQGLKESGATNARVSVLLSTVSAAAFATVGLLGATDADRTRFWSDLFSGVEGVDLGGSQDGATFSARYGLKPVAVVKSSVNGYRLIFQVPDVTVTGQAGGATRQVKVRASQEGLSLLIERPSLAPNALFTNHHYLSGASEGKGEGIYFTSRTLFSGPVHTNQHLNIVGKPWFGGAVSSAGCPAGQITMGPNGPQCAVAGVPGAVLNGTFVAASAMPDPQAPSVCESGNTNCAAPTFNQGVNWSASYLQLPENGNDQQAAAQVGGVAIPGDVSELQLYQAPLTPGGQNVQRLTYTVPGATGPVTVQLAIDSNKNMLMWDGTAWVGAARQADGSFTPGVSSAFNGVLYVGGKVANLNAGPNSSNGGAAVASFSGLTLAAAGDINITSSLRYADPPCAGQHVRNGDGSVTPAACTNLNTRNILGIYSAQGNVNLMKDQLGNDPAIHAVLMAGTGAVQVDKYNQGTSQGTVNLIGGIIENYYGAFGTFDGDTAKTGYGRNFVFDPRTLQGYEPPFFPTARTWKLTLTEEAGTQPLTASLRLRGDTVNAGEGQ, from the coding sequence ATGCCGCCGAACGACCGCACCCAGGGTGCCACTCTCATCGTGTCCCTGCTGCTGGTGATGTTGATGCTGGCCGTCATCATGAGCGTGACGGCTCAGGTCACGCTGTCCACGCGGCGATCTAGCGCTGACCAAGACGCGATCCTGCGCGCGCAATATGCCGCCGAATCTGGCGCGGCGCGGGTGCAGGCGCGATTGCGGGCGGCCAGTGACCTCTTGGCCCAGGCCAAATTTGCCCAGGGCACGACGATTCCCGAGGTTGAGGCCCAGGTGGCGGCCCTTTGCGGCCTGACCAGCTTGCCCTCACCGCTGGCCCTGGGCGCCACGATCTGCGATCTGTCCGCTCGTCCGCAAGGCCTCAAGGAGTCCGGTGCCACGAACGCGCGGGTCAGCGTGCTCCTCAGCACCGTCAGCGCCGCCGCTTTCGCCACTGTGGGTCTGCTCGGCGCCACCGACGCCGACCGCACCCGGTTCTGGTCCGACCTGTTTTCGGGTGTAGAAGGTGTGGACCTTGGTGGAAGCCAGGACGGCGCGACCTTCAGCGCGCGTTACGGCCTGAAGCCGGTTGCAGTCGTCAAATCCAGTGTCAATGGCTACCGCCTCATCTTTCAGGTTCCAGACGTGACTGTCACTGGGCAGGCTGGCGGCGCTACCCGACAGGTTAAGGTGCGTGCGTCGCAAGAGGGGCTGAGTCTGCTTATTGAGCGGCCTTCGTTGGCGCCCAACGCCCTCTTTACCAACCACCACTACCTCAGCGGCGCGTCGGAAGGCAAAGGCGAAGGCATCTATTTCACGAGCCGCACGCTCTTTAGCGGTCCGGTGCACACCAACCAGCACCTGAATATCGTCGGCAAACCCTGGTTCGGAGGCGCCGTCAGTAGCGCTGGCTGCCCAGCGGGGCAAATTACCATGGGCCCCAACGGGCCGCAGTGCGCTGTGGCGGGCGTTCCCGGCGCTGTTCTTAATGGGACATTCGTGGCGGCTAGTGCGATGCCCGATCCGCAGGCTCCGTCGGTGTGCGAGAGCGGCAATACCAATTGCGCGGCGCCTACTTTTAATCAAGGTGTCAATTGGTCGGCCTCTTACCTGCAACTACCGGAAAACGGCAACGATCAGCAGGCGGCGGCGCAGGTGGGCGGCGTGGCCATCCCCGGCGACGTCAGCGAATTGCAGCTGTATCAGGCCCCTCTGACCCCAGGTGGGCAGAACGTGCAGCGCCTGACCTACACCGTGCCGGGGGCCACTGGCCCTGTCACCGTGCAACTGGCCATAGATAGCAACAAAAACATGTTGATGTGGGACGGCACGGCCTGGGTAGGCGCGGCCCGGCAGGCGGACGGCAGCTTTACGCCGGGTGTGTCCTCTGCTTTTAACGGCGTGCTGTACGTGGGGGGCAAGGTGGCCAATCTGAACGCTGGCCCCAACAGCAGCAATGGTGGCGCCGCTGTGGCGTCGTTCAGTGGCCTGACGCTGGCCGCTGCAGGCGACATTAACATCACCAGCAGCCTGCGCTACGCCGACCCGCCCTGTGCAGGGCAGCATGTGCGCAACGGCGACGGCAGCGTGACGCCCGCCGCCTGCACAAACCTGAACACCCGCAACATCCTGGGGATCTACTCGGCCCAGGGCAACGTGAACCTGATGAAAGACCAACTAGGGAACGACCCTGCCATTCACGCCGTCCTGATGGCGGGTACAGGTGCCGTGCAGGTGGATAAATATAACCAAGGGACCTCTCAGGGCACCGTGAACCTGATCGGCGGCATTATCGAAAACTATTACGGCGCCTTCGGCACTTTCGATGGCGACACAGCGAAAACGGGCTACGGCCGGAACTTCGTCTTCGATCCGCGCACCCTGCAGGGCTACGAGCCGCCCTTCTTTCCCACCGCCCGCACCTGGAAACTTACCCTGACCGAGGAGGCTGGGACTCAACCGCTGACGGCATCTTTGCGCCTGCGCGGCGATACGGTGAATGCTGGAGAAGGACAGTGA
- the coaE gene encoding dephospho-CoA kinase (Dephospho-CoA kinase (CoaE) performs the final step in coenzyme A biosynthesis.), protein MTADPLPPRRLGLTGSIGAGKSTVAGLLRARGLTVLDADEQARLVTQEPEVLTQIEARFPGTVTAGVLDRAGLAARVFPDPAAVADLNAIVHPRVRARMSGLEAQAAARGEVWVVQDVPLLFESGLDAQMDAVLVVDAPLDVRLRRALARGGLTQDDILARDARQLPADEKRRRATWVIENSSDMAGLEAQVERILISPEWTRGAAGRDAI, encoded by the coding sequence GTGACTGCCGACCCTCTCCCACCCCGCCGCTTGGGCCTGACTGGCAGCATCGGCGCGGGCAAAAGTACAGTGGCTGGCCTACTGCGCGCACGCGGCCTGACCGTGCTGGACGCCGACGAGCAGGCGCGCCTGGTCACCCAGGAACCGGAGGTGCTGACCCAGATAGAGGCGCGGTTTCCCGGCACCGTGACAGCAGGTGTGCTGGACCGTGCGGGCCTGGCCGCCCGCGTCTTTCCCGACCCGGCGGCGGTGGCTGACCTGAACGCCATCGTTCATCCGCGCGTGCGGGCGCGGATGAGCGGCCTTGAAGCGCAGGCGGCTGCTCGCGGCGAGGTCTGGGTGGTGCAGGACGTCCCACTTCTGTTTGAAAGTGGTCTGGACGCCCAGATGGACGCCGTGCTGGTCGTGGACGCGCCGCTGGACGTGCGGCTGAGGCGCGCCCTGGCCCGAGGCGGCCTGACCCAGGACGACATCCTAGCCCGTGACGCCCGCCAGCTGCCCGCAGATGAGAAACGCCGCCGCGCCACCTGGGTCATTGAGAACAGCAGCGATATGGCAGGGCTGGAAGCGCAGGTGGAAAGAATACTGATAAGCCCGGAGTGGACCAGAGGCGCAGCAGGAAGGGACGCCATTTAA
- a CDS encoding CAP domain-containing protein, producing the protein MTKTALTILIPFSLLLASCGGAPSTPSASAAPAPAVGSSGSTGGQGGSVPSAGDQTMSAQEAQVLKEVNEARAQARSCGGQAFAAAPAVTWNGYLAASARGHATDMAARAYFDHNTPEGRTPAQRMEAAGYSSWRQVGENIAAGYTVQNVVQGWIDSPSHCKTLMDPGLKELGVGYTYRQGSPYGTYWVQNFGTR; encoded by the coding sequence ATGACCAAGACTGCCCTGACCATCCTGATTCCCTTTAGCCTGCTGCTGGCCTCCTGCGGCGGCGCACCCAGTACCCCCAGCGCCAGCGCGGCCCCCGCACCAGCCGTGGGCAGCAGCGGCTCGACGGGCGGTCAGGGGGGCAGTGTGCCCAGCGCAGGCGACCAGACCATGAGCGCCCAGGAAGCCCAGGTGCTGAAGGAAGTCAACGAGGCCCGCGCCCAGGCCCGGTCCTGCGGTGGTCAGGCGTTTGCCGCCGCCCCCGCTGTGACCTGGAATGGTTACCTGGCGGCTTCGGCCCGTGGCCACGCGACCGACATGGCGGCCCGCGCCTACTTTGACCACAACACCCCCGAAGGCCGCACCCCCGCGCAGCGCATGGAAGCGGCCGGCTACAGCAGCTGGCGCCAGGTGGGCGAGAACATCGCCGCTGGCTACACGGTGCAGAACGTGGTGCAGGGCTGGATTGACAGCCCCAGCCACTGCAAGACCCTGATGGACCCCGGCCTGAAGGAACTGGGCGTGGGCTACACCTACCGCCAGGGCAGCCCCTACGGCACCTACTGGGTCCAGAACTTCGGCACGCGCTAA
- a CDS encoding DNA polymerase/3'-5' exonuclease PolX, which produces MLEVTRKDLVSVLKTTADLLDLLGVGDDPFRAQAFRSAARSLEAVDAEPEALVARQFAGIPKVGKAIAADLLAYAETGVFGPLEDAASLIPAGVLSLFRVRGLGPKKIRALWDAGIDSLEGLREACRDGRVAALKGFGAKSAASFLAAVEFALASQERQHLSTAAEVVGALCARLNGLDPRPSGDVRRGLDTVRVARVTVTGTPDDLTRRLGGLVEDLAPVEDKPVLAGRVDGVPVEVAYAETATRGALDLLMGGSAPYREQLRAQASARGLDLTGRGLLRGAQPLSTPTEAEVAAALGLTLRPAEYREPEHDDLWTTLPHPDELVTVASLRGMLHTHSTWSDGAASLADMARETVRLGHGYLGTGDHSRAAHYANGLSIERLLAQLKEVRELQAAGLPLVAGAEVDILDDGSLDYPDEVLEQLDYVVASVHSLFTLDAARQTERLIRAAAHPLVTILGHPTGRLLLRRPGYALDLDAVLAACAQNGTVVEINANAYRLDLDWRAALRWRDRLKFAINTDAHVPAGLADAKYGVMAARKAGLTPAQVVNTLEQGEFLAFVAEQRAGRSR; this is translated from the coding sequence ATGCTTGAGGTCACGCGCAAGGACCTCGTTTCGGTGCTCAAAACCACCGCCGACCTGCTGGACCTGCTGGGGGTAGGCGACGACCCCTTCCGGGCGCAGGCCTTCCGCAGCGCCGCGCGCAGCCTCGAAGCGGTGGACGCCGAACCCGAGGCCCTGGTGGCCCGGCAGTTTGCGGGTATTCCCAAGGTGGGCAAGGCGATTGCCGCTGATCTGCTGGCCTACGCCGAGACGGGCGTCTTTGGCCCCCTGGAAGACGCCGCCAGCCTGATTCCGGCCGGCGTGCTGAGCCTGTTTCGGGTGCGCGGCCTGGGGCCGAAGAAGATTCGCGCGCTGTGGGACGCGGGGATTGATTCGCTGGAGGGTCTGCGCGAAGCCTGCCGCGACGGGCGGGTGGCAGCCCTGAAGGGCTTTGGGGCCAAAAGTGCGGCCAGCTTTCTGGCGGCGGTAGAGTTCGCGCTGGCCTCGCAGGAGCGTCAGCACCTGAGCACCGCCGCTGAGGTCGTGGGGGCGCTGTGTGCCCGCCTGAACGGCCTTGACCCGCGCCCCAGTGGCGACGTGCGCCGGGGGCTGGACACGGTGCGCGTGGCCCGCGTGACGGTGACGGGCACCCCCGACGACCTGACGAGGCGACTGGGCGGCCTGGTGGAAGACCTAGCCCCGGTCGAAGACAAGCCCGTGCTGGCGGGCCGGGTGGACGGCGTGCCTGTGGAAGTGGCCTACGCAGAAACCGCCACACGCGGCGCCCTGGACCTGCTGATGGGCGGCAGCGCGCCGTACCGCGAGCAGCTGCGCGCCCAGGCCAGTGCCAGAGGCCTGGACCTGACCGGGCGCGGCCTGCTGCGCGGCGCCCAGCCCCTGTCCACGCCCACCGAGGCAGAGGTGGCGGCGGCCCTGGGCCTCACGCTGCGCCCCGCCGAATACCGCGAGCCCGAGCATGATGACCTCTGGACGACCCTCCCGCATCCAGACGAGTTGGTAACAGTGGCCAGCCTGCGCGGCATGCTGCACACCCACTCCACCTGGTCCGACGGGGCGGCCAGCCTGGCGGACATGGCGCGCGAAACTGTGCGGCTGGGGCACGGCTACCTGGGCACCGGGGACCACTCGCGCGCCGCCCACTACGCGAACGGCCTGAGCATCGAGCGTCTGCTGGCCCAGCTCAAGGAAGTGCGTGAGTTGCAGGCCGCCGGGCTGCCCCTGGTGGCCGGGGCCGAGGTGGACATTCTGGACGACGGCTCGCTGGATTATCCCGACGAGGTGTTGGAGCAGCTGGATTACGTCGTCGCCAGCGTCCACAGCCTGTTTACCCTGGACGCCGCGCGGCAGACCGAGCGCCTGATTCGCGCGGCCGCGCACCCCCTCGTGACCATCCTGGGCCACCCCACCGGGCGCCTGCTCCTGCGCCGCCCCGGCTACGCCCTGGACCTGGACGCGGTGCTGGCCGCCTGCGCGCAGAACGGCACCGTGGTCGAAATCAACGCCAACGCCTACCGCCTGGACCTGGACTGGCGGGCAGCTCTGCGCTGGCGTGATCGCCTGAAGTTCGCCATCAACACCGACGCCCACGTGCCTGCCGGTCTGGCCGACGCGAAATACGGCGTGATGGCCGCGCGCAAGGCGGGCCTGACCCCGGCACAGGTGGTTAATACGCTGGAACAAGGCGAGTTCCTGGCATTTGTGGCCGAGCAGCGGGCGGGGCGGAGCAGATAG
- a CDS encoding NADPH-dependent FMN reductase: MKIAVIIGSTRATRFADKPAAWLRGIVSQRTDAEYEFVDLRDYPMPFFDEVASNLWAPTQNEVALRWQQKIAEFDGYIFLTAEYNHAPTGVLKNALDYAYVEWNKKPAAFVGYGSVGAARAIEQLRQIAVELQMAPIRTGVHIQGADFFGAWQAGAALEDMAHLQPGVQSMLDELHWWASALKTAREATAVS, from the coding sequence ATGAAAATCGCCGTGATTATTGGCAGCACCCGCGCCACCCGTTTTGCTGACAAGCCGGCCGCTTGGCTGCGCGGCATCGTGTCACAGCGCACCGACGCTGAGTACGAGTTCGTGGACCTGCGCGACTATCCCATGCCCTTTTTCGACGAGGTGGCTTCCAACCTCTGGGCGCCGACCCAGAACGAGGTCGCCCTGCGCTGGCAGCAAAAGATTGCAGAGTTTGACGGCTATATCTTCCTGACCGCCGAGTATAACCACGCCCCGACAGGGGTGCTGAAGAACGCGCTGGACTACGCTTATGTGGAGTGGAACAAGAAGCCCGCCGCATTTGTAGGGTACGGCTCGGTGGGCGCGGCGCGCGCCATTGAGCAGCTGCGTCAGATTGCCGTGGAGCTTCAGATGGCGCCTATCCGCACGGGCGTACATATTCAGGGCGCCGACTTTTTCGGGGCCTGGCAGGCGGGGGCGGCGCTAGAAGACATGGCGCATCTGCAACCCGGCGTCCAGAGCATGCTGGATGAACTGCACTGGTGGGCCTCGGCCCTGAAAACGGCGCGGGAAGCGACTGCGGTGTCCTGA
- a CDS encoding tetratricopeptide repeat protein: MKRSTTKTGLLGLLMTLGLAAAQTAPTTPATPAPAQAAPAAPRAIPAANYVALGVYYYEQGQFDQAYVAYRAASELDPRSPEALIGLGRSQVKLRLYSAGIETLRRLIGLDSRNFDAYISLSQAYVQQYIGAGDRTSVATNLNEALRVLTDAEALAQGGTTRAVQLSRVWNERGYVYKLQGDASKAIDAFKQAITLNGENAILLYNLGDMYYATGNLPLALDSLQQAVIVDPRDPYNRAYYAKLLALSGNLTAARPEAAQAARLAPRNAYAVGQYGVVSYLAKDTTTARAQLTQAITLDPLRYPEFYYYLGRLALDGGDLKTARDNLTRAAALGSSTPEYIYYLGLSYERGAGAVAADRLKARENYERALQLSPSYKPAQDGLNRVK, translated from the coding sequence GTGAAGCGAAGCACGACCAAGACCGGCCTGCTGGGCCTGCTGATGACCCTGGGGCTGGCGGCCGCGCAGACGGCCCCCACGACTCCGGCCACCCCCGCCCCGGCCCAGGCCGCCCCAGCGGCTCCGCGCGCCATCCCGGCGGCCAACTACGTGGCGCTGGGCGTGTATTACTACGAGCAGGGTCAGTTTGACCAGGCCTACGTGGCCTACCGCGCCGCCAGCGAACTGGACCCGCGCAGCCCCGAGGCCCTGATTGGCCTGGGCCGCTCGCAGGTCAAACTGCGGCTGTACAGCGCCGGCATCGAGACCCTGCGGCGCCTGATTGGCCTGGACAGCCGCAACTTTGACGCCTATATCTCGCTGTCGCAGGCATATGTGCAGCAGTACATCGGTGCGGGCGACCGGACCAGTGTGGCGACCAACCTGAATGAAGCCCTGCGTGTCCTGACCGACGCCGAGGCGCTGGCCCAGGGCGGCACGACCCGCGCCGTGCAGCTCAGCCGCGTGTGGAATGAACGCGGCTATGTCTACAAGTTGCAGGGCGACGCCAGCAAGGCCATCGACGCCTTCAAGCAGGCGATTACCCTGAACGGCGAGAACGCGATTTTGCTGTACAACCTGGGCGACATGTACTACGCCACCGGCAACCTGCCCCTGGCGCTGGACAGCTTGCAGCAGGCCGTCATCGTGGACCCGCGCGACCCCTACAACCGCGCCTACTACGCCAAGCTGCTGGCCCTGAGCGGCAACCTGACGGCGGCGCGCCCCGAAGCCGCGCAGGCAGCCCGCCTGGCGCCCAGAAACGCCTACGCGGTCGGGCAGTACGGCGTGGTCAGCTACCTGGCCAAAGACACCACCACCGCCCGCGCCCAGCTGACCCAGGCCATCACCCTGGACCCGCTGCGTTACCCCGAGTTCTATTACTACCTGGGCCGCCTGGCCCTGGACGGCGGCGACCTGAAGACCGCGCGCGACAACCTGACCCGCGCCGCCGCGCTGGGCAGCAGCACCCCCGAATACATCTATTACCTGGGCCTCAGCTACGAGCGCGGCGCGGGGGCTGTGGCCGCCGACCGCCTCAAGGCGCGCGAGAATTATGAACGGGCGCTGCAACTCAGCCCCAGCTACAAGCCGGCTCAGGACGGGTTGAACCGCGTGAAATGA
- the hisJ gene encoding histidinol-phosphatase HisJ has protein sequence MASPLFDSHLHTPLCGHATGTPREYAQAALTAGLAGLCFTDHMPMPAWYDAPWRMRRDQLDEYVQEVRAVQAEFAGRLEVRLGLEADFHPGTERFVEDILTAYPWDYVIGSVHYLGAWGFDNPEFVAEYEARDLRELYAQYYGLVEGAARSGLFDAIGHLDLPKKFGHRDPEGYAALHALDVVAERGLALDFNTAGWRKPVAEAYPAPDLTRLAAERGIPFVLGSDAHKPEEVGFHFAAALKQIHDVGGRVVTYQGRVSHA, from the coding sequence ATGGCGTCTCCCCTGTTCGATTCCCACCTGCACACGCCGCTGTGCGGGCATGCCACCGGCACGCCGCGCGAGTACGCCCAGGCGGCCCTGACGGCCGGGCTGGCCGGGCTGTGCTTTACCGACCACATGCCCATGCCTGCGTGGTACGACGCGCCGTGGCGCATGCGCCGCGACCAGCTGGACGAGTATGTGCAGGAGGTGCGCGCTGTGCAAGCCGAGTTTGCCGGGCGGCTGGAAGTCAGGCTGGGCCTGGAAGCGGACTTTCACCCTGGCACCGAACGCTTTGTAGAGGACATCTTGACGGCGTATCCCTGGGACTACGTGATCGGCAGCGTGCATTACCTGGGCGCCTGGGGCTTTGACAACCCCGAATTCGTGGCCGAGTACGAGGCGCGCGACCTGCGCGAGCTCTACGCGCAGTATTACGGCCTGGTGGAAGGCGCAGCCCGAAGCGGCCTGTTTGACGCCATCGGGCATCTGGACCTGCCCAAGAAGTTCGGGCACCGCGACCCCGAAGGCTACGCCGCCCTGCACGCGCTGGACGTGGTGGCCGAGCGCGGCCTGGCCCTGGATTTCAACACGGCCGGCTGGCGCAAACCCGTGGCCGAGGCTTACCCGGCCCCCGACCTGACCCGCCTGGCCGCCGAGCGTGGCATTCCCTTCGTGCTGGGCAGCGACGCGCACAAACCCGAGGAGGTGGGGTTTCATTTCGCGGCGGCTCTGAAGCAGATTCACGACGTGGGCGGGCGCGTAGTGACGTATCAGGGGCGGGTGAGCCATGCTTGA